Below is a genomic region from Leucobacter exalbidus.
ATGATGGTGCCGTGCATCGTGAACAGCTGGTTGTACTGTTCCTTCGTTGCGACGACCTCAAGGCCGGGCGCGAACAGCTGCGCACGAATCACCAGTGCCAACAGGCCACCGATAAGGAACCACGTAAAGGAGCTGATCAGGTACATGTACCCAATCACCTTATGATCCGTGGACGTTATCCACGAAACAACGACATTGCCCTTCTTCATTATTCTGCCTTACCCCTTAGTACTGGTTCTCGTTCTGGGCCTTGGCTTCGTCACCGTAGAAGTGCTCCTGGTTCGGGTTGTACTCCACGCTCACCTGCCCAGTGTTGCCTGCGTCACGCAGCGACTTCACATACGCGTCGTACTCGTCCTGCTCAACCACGTGAACTTCAAAGAGCATCATTGAGTGGTATTCGCCACACAGCTCAGCACACTTACCCATGAACGTGCCAGTCTTCTCTGGCGTAATGCTCATGTAGTTGGTCTGGCCCGGGATCATGTCCTTCTTGTACAAGAACTCCACAACCCAGAACGAGTGGATTACGTCACGGGTCTCAAGGCGCAACTCGGTGGTCTTACCCACCGGCAGGTAGAGAACAGGCATGGTATCTGCCGTGGCCTCTCCCTCGTTGTCGGTTTGCACCTGAACACCCTGGAAGTAGACGTCATCATTTACGTAGTTGAAGTCCCACGCCCAGCGCTTGCCCACTACCTCAACCACATTTTCAGGGTTGTCGTAGCGCGCTTCGATCGATGCCTGCTCCTGTGCGGTGAACGCAAAGAAGCCGAGGACCAAGAACACGGGGACAACCGTGAAGAAGGTCTCGATCGGCATGTTGTACCGCATCTGCACGGGCAGGCCGGTCTGGCCCTTCCGGCGACGGTAGGCGATAGTCGCCCAGATGATCAAGCCCCAGGTGATTGCACCAATAATTAGCAGCACAATCCAGGAGGTCACCCAAAGACCGGTGATCCCGTCTGTGTGGTTGGTTGCACCCTCAGAGCCGGCGGGCAAAAAGCCGCGCTTCTGCTCAGGGGTGCAGCCCGCGAGCAGCAGGGCTGCCGAGAGCGCGACCGGAGCCGCGACCCATTTCATTCGACGATTGGAACGCACCGCATACCTTTCGAAACATTTCTCGCCGCCCATTACCGGGCAGGCGAAGCTGATTACTCCCTGTTAGCTTAGCGGGAAGCTGAGCGTTCCCCGAACCACGCGCGAGTGTCGCGCTGAGATTTTCGGGGTAATTTGCGTGCTAGCTGAAGCTATCGCCGCATGCGCAGCTGCCCGCTGCGTTGGGATTGTCGATTGTGAAGCCCTGCTTCTGGATTGAATCTTCGAAATCAATCGAAGCGCCGCTCAGGTAGGGCACGCTCATTCCGTCCACAACGACCTCAACGCCATCAAAGTTCACCACGGCGTCGTCTTCGAGCTCACGCTCATCGAAAAACAGCTGGTAAATCAGGCCCGAGCAACCGCCGGGCTGTACGGCGATGCGCAGGCGCAGGTCATCTCGACCCTCCTGAGCGAGCAGGCTGCGAACTTTCTCGCGGGCCCCTTCGCTCAGCGTTACGCCGTGGGCGTTTTCAACCGCTGACTTCGAGCTGTCAGCGTCTAAAGTTTCCGTGCTCATGGGCACTCCTCACCCTCAATGCAAGTATCTCCACTCACTCTACCCCCGACGTGGGATTTCAGCCCGGTCAGGCACGGTAGTCTGGGTCAAGTGTCGGCGTCAGTCGATAAAGCTATTTCGTGCGATTACGCACCCAATTGAGAGGACAGGCCTTGGTGAAGAAGGGCGCTGAAGACGCGAGCAACCCG
It encodes:
- the coxB gene encoding cytochrome c oxidase subunit II, whose amino-acid sequence is MKWVAAPVALSAALLLAGCTPEQKRGFLPAGSEGATNHTDGITGLWVTSWIVLLIIGAITWGLIIWATIAYRRRKGQTGLPVQMRYNMPIETFFTVVPVFLVLGFFAFTAQEQASIEARYDNPENVVEVVGKRWAWDFNYVNDDVYFQGVQVQTDNEGEATADTMPVLYLPVGKTTELRLETRDVIHSFWVVEFLYKKDMIPGQTNYMSITPEKTGTFMGKCAELCGEYHSMMLFEVHVVEQDEYDAYVKSLRDAGNTGQVSVEYNPNQEHFYGDEAKAQNENQY
- the erpA gene encoding iron-sulfur cluster insertion protein ErpA — translated: MSTETLDADSSKSAVENAHGVTLSEGAREKVRSLLAQEGRDDLRLRIAVQPGGCSGLIYQLFFDERELEDDAVVNFDGVEVVVDGMSVPYLSGASIDFEDSIQKQGFTIDNPNAAGSCACGDSFS